A stretch of Arachis hypogaea cultivar Tifrunner chromosome 15, arahy.Tifrunner.gnm2.J5K5, whole genome shotgun sequence DNA encodes these proteins:
- the LOC112747548 gene encoding large ribosomal subunit protein eL39-like: MPSHKTFRIKKKLGKKMRQNRPIPYWIRMRTDNTIRYNAKRRHWRRTKLGF; encoded by the exons ATG CCTTCACACAAGACTTTTAGGATCAAGAAGAAGCTGGGCAAGAAGATGAGGCAGAACAGGCCCATTCCTTACTGGATCCGCATGAGGACGGACAATACCATCAG GTATAATGCGAAGCGCAGGCACTGGCGCCGCACCAAGCTAGGGTTCTAA